Proteins from a single region of Geothrix sp. PMB-07:
- a CDS encoding sensor histidine kinase, translated as MAISWFSYELIRSFSSGAIPSLVMLLRMAIHPAAFLWGSFVLAPTLWSALPWKGALRGVGCLACAMGYWALLWRIETLIVKVYLEAPPSLSGLYRDVIVLAPAMLGVGAALTEWFAMSSDRDRMAELMVQDRCSLLQNQLHPHLLCNALNGLVELSRTHPGLVEPSLLDLSDFLRKLSEACVRSLHSLEEEGELLAAYLDLRCLSSGRAVPVEWDWDDALNACQVPTLLLQPLLENALKHGDLSSLGACVRLHAKCEAGNLVLEVWNPGSLGPQLEAKGIGLRNLEERLEATYQGRASFSLLGERGWILARVSLPIEVRKQGHAA; from the coding sequence ATGGCCATCTCATGGTTCAGCTATGAACTGATTCGGAGCTTCAGCTCCGGGGCCATCCCCTCTCTGGTCATGCTGCTCCGGATGGCCATCCATCCCGCGGCCTTCCTCTGGGGGAGCTTTGTCCTTGCGCCGACCCTTTGGAGCGCTTTGCCATGGAAGGGCGCCCTGCGGGGGGTTGGGTGCCTGGCCTGCGCCATGGGCTATTGGGCCCTTCTGTGGCGGATTGAAACCTTGATCGTCAAGGTTTATCTGGAGGCGCCTCCCTCATTGTCCGGTCTCTATCGGGATGTGATTGTGCTGGCACCGGCCATGCTGGGAGTCGGCGCCGCCCTCACCGAGTGGTTTGCCATGAGCTCGGATCGCGACCGCATGGCCGAGCTCATGGTCCAGGACCGCTGCAGCCTTCTGCAGAATCAACTGCATCCCCACCTGCTCTGCAATGCGCTCAACGGACTGGTGGAATTGTCCAGAACTCATCCAGGCCTGGTGGAGCCTTCGCTGCTCGACCTGTCTGATTTCCTTCGCAAGCTCAGCGAAGCGTGCGTTCGATCCCTTCACTCCCTGGAAGAAGAAGGCGAATTGCTGGCCGCCTACCTTGATCTCCGCTGCCTAAGCTCCGGGCGCGCCGTCCCAGTGGAATGGGATTGGGATGACGCTCTGAATGCCTGCCAGGTCCCCACCCTGCTGCTTCAGCCGCTGCTGGAAAATGCCCTGAAACATGGAGATCTAAGCTCGCTTGGGGCTTGTGTTCGTTTGCACGCCAAGTGCGAGGCGGGAAACCTGGTGCTGGAAGTCTGGAACCCTGGATCCCTAGGCCCCCAACTGGAAGCCAAGGGCATTGGGCTTCGAAACCTGGAGGAGCGGCTTGAGGCGACCTACCAGGGGAGGGCTTCGTTCAGCCTCTTAGGCGAAAGGGGCTGGATCCTGGCCCGGGTCAGCCTGCCCATTGAAGTCCGGAAACAGGGCCATGCCGCTTAG
- a CDS encoding LytTR family DNA-binding domain-containing protein: MCLKVALVDDESWGRERLASLLRDLDCEVIAELDHGLALLSWLKSGPAVDCLFLDVDMPGVNGLDVWAALVQPPPVVFISAHSGHAFRAFECEALDYLLKPVMLPRLQQTITRLNRIKAGMPGALQVLSKDEPTRSKGDRFPVRAGKGQLLLETRRVILFEVEDETVWAWCGGERFRTFWKSLSEVEAELPMSGFAKIHRGALLRLSAVVGVRPLPSGRCRARLNDGTEMDVSRVMTPTFKAALGAR, encoded by the coding sequence ATGTGTCTTAAAGTCGCCCTGGTTGACGACGAGTCCTGGGGCCGTGAACGACTGGCCAGCCTCCTCAGGGACCTCGATTGTGAGGTTATCGCGGAACTGGACCATGGACTGGCCTTGCTGTCCTGGCTGAAATCGGGCCCAGCAGTCGACTGCCTGTTCCTTGATGTGGATATGCCGGGAGTGAACGGTCTGGATGTATGGGCGGCCCTCGTACAGCCACCCCCGGTGGTGTTCATTTCTGCTCATTCCGGCCACGCCTTTCGGGCGTTCGAATGCGAGGCCCTGGACTACCTCCTCAAGCCTGTGATGCTTCCGCGCCTTCAACAAACCATCACCCGTTTGAATCGAATCAAGGCTGGCATGCCGGGGGCGCTTCAAGTCCTTTCCAAGGATGAACCCACCCGCTCGAAAGGTGATCGTTTCCCTGTGAGGGCGGGGAAGGGGCAATTGCTGTTGGAAACCCGCCGGGTGATCCTCTTCGAGGTCGAGGATGAAACCGTCTGGGCCTGGTGCGGCGGGGAGCGCTTCCGGACGTTCTGGAAATCGCTGTCGGAGGTGGAAGCCGAACTGCCCATGTCAGGCTTCGCCAAAATCCACCGCGGCGCACTGCTTCGCCTTTCAGCGGTGGTGGGGGTCCGCCCCTTGCCCAGTGGCCGTTGCCGGGCCCGGTTGAACGATGGCACTGAAATGGATGTAAGCCGGGTGATGACGCCCACCTTCAAAGCCGCTCTGGGGGCGCGGTGA
- a CDS encoding carboxypeptidase regulatory-like domain-containing protein, translated as MNCRSVRNLSTLALLIAGQVTLVAQVTTGALSGRVTDNQGKPLAGVRVALESPALFRPREYKTDANGEYRGQLLPVGTYSVKVSADGWLGKSATNVRVGLGSTLALDFTLSPVQQAGAVVEIVASAEEAKTSDKVSVNYSAEELLRLPTDRSFDGALALAPGVMGNGLGTSIRGGSFGGQTKGGGGYSQVMYRIDGIDVKDDSGTQWDGPARAQLYEPLPDSIEDVQVVLSALNARNGRSQGGQVNVVTRSGSNTFEGSVRTTLSRNSWTTDLPHGPVAGSGNAAYESGANESYSRHTDITLSGPIIKDRLWFYVGTRLQPSQSGTATLGWNGNPVQYNAGQWEPIPGATLPSVMKYPLITWGAFPNVDNVLKGVGTPYPTGYGNYDLAKYSDWNKVVPADTTYHKYEGKLTGLVNQNNTLSLTYLYDKTEQGGRTGERTYPPNVAVDQAFVGTLTTETKAWTLGWNSTLNERWFLEARAFKAEVTLGDVHGPTQYPIFVQSQLSSGDPNIQIQSTDGQGLASGNGQAAYFGVFYNRRSSSDVSPNIRGNQAFTFNIKTFQEAAGQHDIDFGAELFQTKHQFGRERSGNRGIFEGGFIYNPDTKDYLYPTFYASPGTPLVPVDANGSADPALVQFGELPMRGPSAHMERYWAGQAAARNKSNGLWVNDSWTFNSSWVLMLGLRYNQFTIRDTNEKELANINVTEPRLQLKWNPDGKGKEVYTFTAAKPASAYSDEMAAWFRTNGWTTRTVHSWKGLPGQPAVDSPQAASDPTAGVRWVDYNTLIDPNNYGPPDAIIDLSQTAMTEGLQVPYAIEFSLGYLRNFDTGSARINFVQRTYKKEWLSFIHDGYYDPSNPTKYLTLVHDPSGSGMSQWQQTHRFLNSGLDQVYRGVEVAWNENITSRLNFGGNFTYSQITGRNSIDYYNYRDEKLRNGLSEDTFAPEGVLTRSTVVHAFLTYVYPVGKGNVSASLLGTYSTSGVRQPNGVGTLNVATIDESNPAFGGHSVAPIDSIAGQNINLNYNKYLSPVGAFTRGTDISTVDFKLQAQMPLAGKLMLTSYVQVRNIFNHLQRVSVYDWSGSPNGSPEFGTGGSVGSSAPINGRPLGGFSTPWGFAGDNTYYSGGRTFTEFSVGLKF; from the coding sequence ATGAATTGCCGAAGCGTCAGGAACCTCTCCACCCTTGCCCTGCTTATCGCCGGGCAGGTAACCCTCGTGGCCCAAGTGACCACCGGAGCCCTCAGCGGCCGGGTGACGGACAACCAGGGCAAGCCCCTGGCCGGGGTCCGCGTCGCTCTGGAAAGCCCGGCCCTCTTCCGGCCTCGCGAGTACAAGACCGATGCCAATGGCGAGTACCGCGGCCAGCTTCTGCCCGTGGGCACCTACTCGGTCAAGGTCAGCGCCGATGGCTGGCTGGGCAAGAGCGCCACAAATGTGCGCGTGGGCCTGGGCAGCACACTCGCCTTGGATTTCACCCTGAGTCCGGTGCAGCAGGCAGGTGCTGTGGTGGAGATCGTCGCCTCCGCTGAAGAAGCCAAGACCTCGGACAAGGTCAGCGTCAACTACTCCGCCGAGGAACTGCTCCGCCTGCCCACCGACCGCTCCTTTGATGGGGCCCTCGCCCTGGCCCCCGGCGTCATGGGCAACGGCCTCGGCACCAGCATCCGCGGCGGCAGCTTCGGCGGCCAGACCAAGGGTGGCGGCGGATACTCCCAGGTGATGTACCGCATCGATGGCATCGATGTGAAGGACGATTCGGGAACGCAGTGGGATGGCCCCGCGCGTGCCCAGCTCTATGAACCGCTGCCTGATTCCATCGAGGATGTCCAGGTGGTGCTGTCCGCCCTCAACGCCCGCAATGGCCGCAGCCAGGGTGGTCAGGTGAATGTGGTCACACGGTCTGGCTCCAACACCTTCGAGGGCAGTGTCCGCACCACCCTGAGCCGCAATTCCTGGACCACCGACCTGCCCCATGGGCCCGTGGCGGGCAGCGGCAACGCGGCCTACGAAAGCGGCGCCAACGAGAGCTATTCCCGGCACACCGATATCACCCTCAGCGGCCCCATCATCAAGGACAGGCTTTGGTTCTATGTGGGCACCCGCCTCCAGCCCTCCCAGTCGGGAACAGCCACGCTGGGCTGGAACGGCAATCCGGTTCAGTACAACGCCGGGCAGTGGGAGCCCATTCCTGGTGCCACGCTGCCCAGCGTCATGAAGTACCCCTTGATCACCTGGGGCGCCTTCCCCAACGTCGACAACGTTCTGAAGGGCGTCGGCACGCCCTACCCCACCGGGTACGGCAACTACGACCTGGCCAAATATTCCGACTGGAACAAGGTGGTTCCCGCCGACACCACGTACCACAAGTACGAGGGCAAGCTCACGGGGTTGGTGAATCAGAACAACACCCTCTCTCTCACCTACCTCTATGACAAGACCGAACAAGGTGGCCGCACTGGCGAACGCACCTATCCTCCCAACGTCGCCGTCGATCAGGCCTTCGTCGGAACCCTCACCACGGAGACGAAGGCCTGGACCCTGGGCTGGAATTCCACCCTCAACGAGCGGTGGTTCCTGGAGGCCCGCGCCTTCAAAGCCGAAGTCACCCTCGGCGATGTGCATGGCCCCACCCAGTACCCGATCTTCGTCCAGTCCCAGTTGAGCAGCGGCGATCCCAACATCCAGATCCAGAGCACCGATGGTCAGGGCTTGGCCTCGGGCAACGGCCAGGCCGCCTATTTCGGCGTCTTCTACAACCGCCGTTCCTCCAGCGATGTGTCCCCCAACATTCGCGGCAACCAGGCCTTCACCTTCAACATCAAGACCTTCCAGGAGGCCGCAGGGCAGCACGACATCGACTTCGGCGCCGAACTGTTCCAGACCAAACACCAGTTCGGCCGTGAACGCAGCGGCAATCGAGGCATCTTCGAAGGCGGCTTCATCTACAACCCCGACACGAAGGACTACCTCTACCCCACCTTCTATGCCAGTCCTGGCACCCCCTTGGTGCCCGTGGATGCCAACGGTTCGGCGGACCCGGCCCTGGTGCAGTTCGGTGAGTTGCCCATGCGCGGGCCCAGCGCCCACATGGAGCGCTACTGGGCCGGCCAGGCAGCCGCCAGGAACAAGAGCAACGGCCTGTGGGTGAATGACAGCTGGACCTTTAATTCATCCTGGGTGCTCATGCTGGGCCTGCGCTACAACCAGTTCACCATCCGCGATACCAACGAAAAGGAACTGGCCAACATCAATGTCACAGAGCCCCGCCTCCAGCTGAAGTGGAACCCCGATGGCAAGGGCAAGGAGGTCTACACCTTCACCGCTGCGAAGCCGGCCAGCGCCTACTCGGATGAGATGGCCGCCTGGTTCCGCACCAATGGCTGGACCACTCGCACGGTCCACTCCTGGAAGGGCCTGCCCGGTCAGCCCGCTGTGGATAGCCCCCAAGCCGCCAGCGATCCCACTGCAGGCGTGCGCTGGGTGGACTATAACACCCTCATCGATCCGAACAACTACGGCCCGCCCGATGCCATCATCGACCTCAGCCAGACCGCGATGACCGAAGGGCTTCAGGTGCCCTACGCCATCGAATTCTCGCTGGGTTATCTGCGGAACTTCGACACAGGCTCGGCACGTATCAATTTCGTCCAGCGCACCTACAAGAAGGAGTGGCTGTCCTTCATCCACGATGGCTACTACGATCCCAGCAACCCCACGAAATACCTCACCCTGGTTCACGATCCCAGCGGATCCGGCATGTCCCAGTGGCAGCAGACTCATCGCTTCCTGAATTCAGGTCTGGATCAGGTTTACCGTGGCGTCGAGGTGGCCTGGAACGAGAACATCACATCCCGGTTGAACTTCGGCGGCAACTTCACCTACTCGCAGATCACCGGGCGCAATTCCATCGACTACTACAACTACCGCGACGAGAAGCTGCGCAACGGCCTCAGCGAGGACACCTTTGCACCAGAGGGGGTGCTCACCCGCTCAACCGTGGTGCATGCCTTCCTCACCTACGTGTATCCCGTGGGCAAGGGCAACGTCTCCGCCTCACTGCTGGGAACCTACTCCACTTCCGGCGTGCGTCAGCCCAACGGCGTGGGCACCCTGAACGTTGCCACCATTGATGAATCCAACCCGGCCTTCGGCGGTCACAGCGTGGCACCCATTGATTCCATCGCGGGTCAGAACATCAACTTGAACTACAACAAGTATCTGTCTCCCGTGGGCGCCTTCACCCGGGGCACCGACATCAGCACCGTGGATTTCAAGCTCCAGGCCCAGATGCCGCTGGCAGGCAAGCTGATGCTCACCTCGTACGTGCAGGTCAGGAACATTTTCAACCACCTGCAACGGGTCAGCGTCTACGACTGGAGCGGCTCGCCCAACGGTTCGCCTGAATTCGGAACAGGCGGTTCCGTCGGTAGCAGCGCCCCCATCAATGGTCGCCCCCTGGGCGGCTTCAGCACCCCCTGGGGCTTTGCTGGCGACAACACCTACTACAGCGGCGGCCGCACCTTCACCGAATTCAGCGTCGGCCTGAAGTTCTGA
- a CDS encoding dipeptidase, whose translation MHALRLSFALLLAAFSAVSFAPGAFACTNILVTKGASKTGSTLLTYSVDGPFHPSLEVIPAKDHVPGATFDITDWNGKVRLRIPQPSHTYAIFGIMNEHQLAIGETTFDGRPELENPDGAFPYWTLMDVTLQRARTAREAIKVMTDLVAEFGYCSTGESFSIVDPNEAWILEMIGPGKGGHGAHWVAIRVPDGAIAAHANRARIGTFPLKDPENCLYSSEVVSFAQAKGYYDPKRDGAFRFCEAYCPATAQELRYTETRVWSVFRRAAPTQAFSPDYHRGVPGAKRYPLWITPDHKLDAADVMALMRDHYEGTPYDMTKGADAGPFGSPYRARPMAFKVDAKAYTWERPISTPQTACSYLAECRSWLPDAIGGVLWYGLDDTYTTCYFPLYAGISAVPPSCAGGSLNRFSWDGAFWVFSLVANYAQLKYSYMVKDIQTVQKDLESRFFRFQPVFEKAVLDLYKKDPQAARQILTDYSVTSGEMVVKRWRQLGESLFARYNDGYVQDAKGHSQELGYPEDWLREVLRTKPTAFKLPDDDRVVHPESY comes from the coding sequence GTGCACGCGCTCCGGCTATCCTTCGCCCTCTTGTTGGCTGCGTTCAGCGCAGTGTCATTCGCGCCTGGGGCATTCGCCTGCACCAACATCCTCGTCACCAAGGGTGCCTCTAAAACGGGCTCCACCCTGTTGACCTATTCCGTGGATGGCCCATTCCATCCCTCCTTGGAGGTCATTCCCGCCAAGGACCACGTCCCCGGCGCCACCTTTGACATCACGGATTGGAATGGCAAGGTGCGCCTGCGCATCCCGCAGCCCAGCCACACCTACGCCATTTTCGGAATCATGAACGAGCATCAACTGGCCATCGGTGAAACCACGTTCGATGGTCGCCCCGAACTGGAAAATCCGGATGGGGCTTTCCCCTACTGGACCCTCATGGATGTCACCTTGCAGCGGGCGCGCACAGCCCGTGAAGCCATCAAGGTCATGACCGATCTGGTGGCCGAATTCGGCTACTGCTCCACCGGCGAATCCTTTTCCATCGTCGATCCGAACGAAGCCTGGATCCTTGAAATGATTGGCCCTGGAAAAGGCGGACATGGTGCCCATTGGGTGGCGATCCGCGTACCCGATGGCGCCATCGCGGCCCATGCCAACCGCGCGCGCATTGGCACCTTTCCTCTGAAGGATCCTGAAAACTGCCTCTACTCTTCGGAGGTAGTATCCTTCGCCCAAGCCAAGGGCTATTACGATCCCAAGCGGGACGGTGCCTTCCGCTTCTGCGAAGCCTACTGTCCCGCCACCGCGCAGGAGCTGCGCTATACCGAAACCCGCGTGTGGTCAGTGTTCCGCCGTGCCGCGCCCACTCAGGCTTTCAGCCCTGACTACCATCGCGGTGTGCCGGGGGCGAAGCGCTACCCCCTCTGGATCACTCCTGATCACAAGCTGGATGCCGCCGATGTCATGGCGCTCATGCGTGATCACTACGAAGGCACGCCCTACGACATGACCAAGGGCGCGGATGCGGGGCCTTTCGGATCCCCCTACCGGGCGAGGCCCATGGCCTTCAAGGTGGACGCCAAAGCCTACACCTGGGAGCGCCCCATCTCCACACCGCAAACCGCCTGTTCCTACCTTGCCGAATGTCGGAGCTGGCTGCCGGATGCCATCGGTGGCGTGTTGTGGTACGGCCTCGACGATACCTACACCACCTGCTACTTCCCGCTGTATGCAGGCATCTCCGCGGTACCGCCATCTTGTGCAGGAGGCAGTCTGAATCGCTTCAGCTGGGATGGCGCCTTCTGGGTGTTCAGCCTCGTCGCAAACTACGCGCAGTTGAAATACAGCTACATGGTGAAGGACATCCAGACCGTTCAGAAGGATCTGGAATCGCGTTTCTTCCGCTTCCAGCCGGTGTTCGAAAAGGCGGTTTTGGACCTTTACAAAAAGGATCCCCAAGCAGCCCGGCAAATCCTTACGGATTACTCAGTCACTTCCGGTGAAATGGTGGTGAAACGCTGGCGCCAGCTGGGCGAGAGCCTCTTCGCGCGCTACAACGATGGCTATGTGCAGGATGCCAAGGGCCATTCTCAAGAGTTGGGATATCCCGAAGATTGGCTCCGCGAAGTCCTGCGCACCAAACCCACCGCCTTCAAACTTCCAGACGATGACCGTGTGGTGCATCCCGAATCCTACTGA
- a CDS encoding LytTR family DNA-binding domain-containing protein produces MPLRVAVVDDEPMGRSRLVRLMKEQGCEVVAELENGPDFLAWLGLERDSLDGVFLDVEMPGVNGLELMAELPAMLPVVFVTAHPGHAVQAFESEAVDYLMKPVRATRLEIALARLTRRKGEPLIQDRKKGAPPAPERTQPGTRFPVRAGKGQLLIEFRKVTRFEVKGEIVWAWVEGECYRTYWTALTQLEPKLTGLGFIRIQRSMLLRMSTVIGMRSLPSGRCMARLSDGVEVEVSRQQTPSFKRALGVC; encoded by the coding sequence ATGCCGCTTAGGGTGGCGGTTGTCGATGACGAACCTATGGGCCGCAGCCGCCTCGTGCGCCTGATGAAAGAACAGGGCTGTGAGGTGGTGGCGGAACTTGAGAACGGCCCTGACTTTCTGGCATGGCTCGGTCTGGAAAGAGACAGCTTGGATGGCGTCTTCCTCGATGTGGAAATGCCTGGGGTCAACGGGCTCGAACTGATGGCCGAGTTACCGGCGATGCTTCCTGTGGTCTTCGTGACCGCCCATCCGGGGCATGCCGTGCAGGCCTTCGAGTCGGAGGCGGTGGACTACCTGATGAAGCCCGTGAGGGCCACGCGCCTTGAGATCGCCCTGGCCCGCCTGACCCGCCGGAAAGGCGAGCCATTGATCCAAGACCGAAAAAAGGGAGCGCCGCCCGCACCTGAAAGAACCCAGCCGGGAACGCGGTTCCCGGTGCGGGCTGGGAAGGGGCAGCTTCTGATCGAATTCCGGAAGGTTACCCGTTTCGAGGTAAAGGGCGAAATCGTGTGGGCATGGGTGGAGGGTGAATGCTACCGTACCTACTGGACGGCCCTCACCCAGTTGGAGCCCAAGCTCACTGGCCTGGGATTCATCCGCATCCAACGGAGCATGCTGCTGCGCATGAGCACGGTCATCGGCATGAGGTCCCTGCCCAGTGGGCGCTGCATGGCGCGGTTGAGTGATGGGGTGGAAGTGGAGGTTAGTCGGCAACAGACCCCCTCCTTTAAACGGGCTTTGGGAGTTTGTTGA